The following DNA comes from Castor canadensis chromosome 4, mCasCan1.hap1v2, whole genome shotgun sequence.
ATTGTCATCTGTGGGCAAGAAAATATGGTCAAACTAAAACataagctttttttgtttgttttgttgtttttttggcaggactggggtttgaactcagggccttgattttgctaggcagctgctttacttcctgagtcatgcctccagccccctaaaataagattattttaaagaagaaaacaaaaacaaaagatgtttCAGCCTTTGGTGGAAATTAGAGAGATGAATTTCACCCTCCTCCAGGGTGTAGAAACCATTTCCATAAATAGATGATTCCAGAGGAGCACGGGGTTCCTGAGCACACACCACCCCCACAGCTCTGCCGTGGGGAAGCTGTAGCAGGAGAATCTGCACAGCTGGGTTGGCAAACACTGACTTCTGCTACCAATGACCAGTGGGGCCAAACTCCACAGGCTGAAGCATAGTCAGCCATTAGGCTGCCCTTCCTTCAGACCCAGCCATGGGGAGGAGGGATCTGGGCGAGGGGAGTCCCCAATCCACCCTCCCTTCAGATTCCCACCACCCCTCAGGTTCCTTCATTTTCTAGAacgactcacagaactcaggaaaccACAGCAGGAAGGACTGCAGTTTTATTTAACACAAGGACACAAACCGGGCTAGGCCCCTTATGCAGCTTCCTCACGATCCAGCCCAACACATCGAACTGGAGGCACCATGGGGGTGTACTAGAGACAGGCTGGATTCAGCTACATCTGATATTCCCATATCTGTGCAAAGGCAGTGAGGGATGCACTGAAGACAGAATTCAAAGCAAATGCCGAGAAGACTTCTGGCAGCAGCATAAGAATTGTGAAAGTGAAAAAGGAATAATCCACCCCACCAAAGCAAGAAATGCTATGTTTTCAAAGTGAGGACTATGAGCAAGTTATGGCAGATTGAAATTATCTCTCTTCTTGGGGGGATTTACCTGTCTGTTCATAAATTAATGATGCCAATAAATTGACAGTTGGttcacttaaagaaaaaagatacaaaccAGACCTGAAGGGACAGACAGATGCATTGGCATGAGGTCAAGGCACCCCAAAGATGAGGATTCATCCTCCCCAGGCATACATCTCCCAGCATGTCAGTGTATGATAATACGCAGTTTTGCTGGACAGGGAAGCTCACCTGATCCTTGTTGTCCAGAGTTTTATTGGGGTCTCCATTGTCCATGTGACTCAATCTCTGGTCAGGCTGATGATTGTTGGTCTTTCAAATGTGACCAGACCGATCCTGAGTCACCTTATTAGCATAAACTGTCAGCTGTGGCCCAAGGTAACCACCATGAATAACATTAGGAAAATTCTAAAGGTGCAGAGACCTGGAATGAACAGTGATCAGCCAAATTCTTTGTTCCGTGATTCCCTGTTCCAAGTCTTGTATCTGAGAACAGACACTAAATCACACTCATCTTTTTCCCAGCAGGCAATGCCACAGATTGGTAGCCAGCCTCTGGTCAGGTGCCACCTAACCCAGTTAATGCACGGATGACaggcgcaggaatttcagatgctcagggttcttgagcctgctctgagaatgaaagcacagactctaacagcagaggtcgggaagattttatttgcagagaatttagttggagaaaagagaggagaaagactgcatattggaaaatgcagggggacccggaaactggtgatcccgtaggtcagggtggggagtgggttttatagcctagtttgcattgcctaagggtggagatgcctttcaaatgcaaacaggcatttcttagggaggagaagtgtctccttgaccacttatcgcccttttgggacttcccacagtctgtccttcagtcccgcagtctgtccttcagtccttcacagTGAGTGAGGCTGGGATGGAATTGGGGGATAGGAATGAGCCATTTGATGCCTCCCTGACCACCTACTCTTAACCTGgaccagcaatttccctttatcAGGCTCCAGGAGCAGTGGCCCCTGTCCTGGTTGGgataaatgtcccccaaaggacaTGTGTTCAAGAGATGGCATTCAGTctgctattggaaggtggtgaaacctttaggaggtgaggcttagaaagaggaagttaggtcattgggggcgtggTCTTAAGGGGATATGGTAATCTcagcccctcctgcttctctctttgcttctgtgcCACCACCAGGTAAGTAGGCCTCCTCAGTCTTGTGTTCCTGCCAAGATGTACAGTGCCACCACAGATCCAAAGGTAGTgggtcaagtgaccatggactaaaacatctgaaaccatgagccacacTAAACCTTTCCTCCTGTAGGTTGATTTGTCAGTGATAGAAAGCTGTCTAGCACAGTGCCCGGTTGGCCTATCTGCACGAGGGGGGCAATGCTCATAAGGGGTCAGCTGGGGTGGCTTTAATTTTGGGTCCTCTGTAGGCCCCTTGACATCGCACACTTCTCTGAGGAGAGAcctatcttttctctctttcttttttaaaataatttaacaccAGCATTCTCAGGCTTGTGCCACATTTGCACtggactgtgatttttttttttccacttgcagTTCACTATGCTAAAGCTGAGGTAGAGAAGCCTGGATTGGGTGGATTTCCAGAAATAAAGACATCCATCATAGTTATCTTAAAAATGACAATGTTGTGATGCTTCTACTATCTACTAGATCCTGAGGGAGAGGGATAGTGCTATCCAACAGAAACAAAATGTGAACCACACATGCAATTCAAAGCTTTATTAGCACGTTAAAAAAGTACAGATAAGCCCAGTgtgatgacacatgcctgtaattccagcatttgggaggttgattcaggaagattgggagtttgaggttAATTTGGGATacagagattctgtctcaaaaaaatgaaaccagaagTACAAAGAAATagctaaattaattttaatgatacATTTTATGTAACCTAGTATATCCAAATATAATCATTTCAATATGTAATCAGTGTAAAGATTACtaatgagatattttatattcttccttCAAAGTCTTCAAAATCTGGTGTATATCAAAGTTATCCAAAGTCAGAAACATTTTGGGAACAGTCAAGTTTCTTCACTgtgacttctcagagcctttaatATGCTAACATCCTTTGAAATCTCTAAAAGTTGAAACTTTTCCAAATGTATTTGGCCATGTAATCTTTTCTACAGGATGACCCAGGGAGAGCTGGGCAACACCTTTGTGGGTGCCTATGATTTATATTGCTTAAGAATTCCATATGACAGGCCCTAACTGCCCTTCCTGACTACATTGCTTTAGTTTAACAAGTTAGGATAATTTATAGGATGGAAAGATTGCTTAAGAGCATGAGCCTTCTCCCCAATTTTATtgaggaatactttgaaaattcaAAGTGTACATATTCACATATAGTGAGGTGAGtactgcattaaattaaaaattttttgatggttctggggtttgaattctggacATTGAGCTTGCTAGGCCATTGAACTCTGGACattgaactctaccacttgaaccacacttctctgttcttttgtttttagttatttttttagataaggtctttgtttttgcctggcctcaaacccggatcctcctatctccatctcctaagtagctgagattacaggagtgagccacaatCAAGATAATTAACACATCTCCCACCTCACatagttacattttattttttgtggtgaagGTGCTTTagatctactctcttagcaaatttcaagtccACATCCAGTATTATAAACCATAGTCACCATGCTCTGCATGCATGGATGGACTTGCACACCTTCTCTTCCTCATGGTGAGTGAGATTAAGCATCTAAGAGTCAGAGCATGACATCAGAGCTGGATGCAGTAGAGTTTGAGAAAAATCCAGCGCCTATTTTCCACATGTAGGGACTGCATCCTGAATCTTgggctttttatttgtttctaccTGACCttatttttgctggtttgagccTGTGGTTCTGCCTGCTGGATCATCTTTGTATCCTTGTTTGGTTAACTCAAATATGAAACCCCTTGGCTGGCGTTGGGCTGTCCATAGTTATGACAGGATCCTGTTTGTGTATCATTGGTAAAAGGCTGCCAAACTCAGTGCTGCATCCCTTCCCAGCTCCCCTCCTTTGTTCCTTGACACTTATCCCCCACGTTCCTTTGCTCAGTCTCCCTAACTGCTTGCATTTGCCCCTCCCTGCTGGGCCTCCCAGTTCACCCTAGTTTGTAGGCAGAGCTCTGGGAGTCACTGTTCTCTGGACCCTTCTTTAGGACCGTGACTCACCACAGTCTGGAAAGTGACACCATCTCTGTCTCAGTAATGCTCTGCCAGGTTTGGTGTAGAAATGAGGACAAGGCTCCTTTCCCCCACTCTGGGCCCATCTTGTCCTTGCACCTGAGTCTTTGAAATTAGGGCATTGACACCTCACTTTCTACCTTCCCTTCTCCCCTGCAGGAGAGGGGTCCTGCACAAAGGTCACCATCTCTGGAGCTTCTCTGATACCCCTGCTGAGGGAAGGCTGCCTTTTTCTGGGTCTGTCACCCATGAACTTGCACGTCCAACACCCAAAATGCTGTCGTTACCTCCATTTTCCAGAGGTCAAATGGGTTTCTCAAAACCATAGTGATGTAAACTTTCTGGTCTCTGTTTGAACCCGTGCCACTCATGCATTCACTGGCATTTATTGAGTTCCTACTTCATGCTGTCTGCTTGCCTATGCCACCTGCTCCTTCTCAGGCCACAGTGCAGTGGGGTCTGGAGAGGGATGGGCAGGCTTGCTGCTGTCCTACCGCTAGGTGGCGCTGATCACTCAGCCATCCTGGGCCAGGACCGAGGGTGGCCAGTGTGCAGGGCTCCTCCAGCCACTCTAGGGGAGTCCTCTGCAGCCCCCAGGAAGCCACCAACAGGGGATAGGGTTTGCATGGTGCTGGGATGCAGAGGGGACTGGAGTCTGAAGGGCCTTGGATGTCCTGCCTCATGAGCAACATTTTGACTGCTCAACAGTTGCAGCCTTGGGAGGCTCTGGAAGGTGGATGGCCCTGGAAGGTGGGTGGCCCAGGAAGACACAGGAGGATGGTGCTTAAGCCCAGCTTCCATTGATAGACACCACCCGAGAGCTGAAggattcagattttcttttccctgttactttaattttaaaaactccaaGCCtgcagaaaagtaaaagaatagaaCAACCAACACCTGCCTCTCCCTCACCTAGCGCCACTGCTTGTTAACTTTTGGCCACATCTGCTTAATGTCTTCTCCACACTGGGTACCTGTGAGTACATGAATGGCTGTGTGTTCACAAGCATGCATCTgcgtgggtatgtgtgtgtgtttgccccATACAAAAGTCAACTGCAGGCATGTGtcacttttttaaatgcttcAGCATGCATCTCTTAAACGCCAGGACTTTCTTTGCCATGCTGTGATGCCCTTCTTGGTGGAATTACACTTTAAGCAAAGTGTGGGAGGAAAAATATGCTTGGCTCAAGAACTTGAAAAATCTCCAGTGAAGTTTGGTTGCCAAGAGTGAAAGCAGGAGGAAGCCAGAGTTGTTTGTCCCTCCTGTACTTGCTGTGAGAAATTTTAGGCCTACATTGCATTCAAATGATGGCTTTTTCTTCACTTTGCTACGTTTTTCATGTGATTCATATTGGGAGAAAGGGTCCATCTGAATATAGAAGATGACCTCTCAGGAGCTCTAATTTTTCCTGGTGAGTTAGCGAGGAACTTAGAAATTTGCCTTTTGCATCTTCTATCTTCGCTGTCAATTTTTGAATGGTAGCAAACATT
Coding sequences within:
- the LOC109699108 gene encoding LOW QUALITY PROTEIN: ATP synthase F(1) complex subunit epsilon, mitochondrial-like (The sequence of the model RefSeq protein was modified relative to this genomic sequence to represent the inferred CDS: substituted 2 bases at 2 genomic stop codons), coding for MGVYXRQAGFSYIXYSHICAKAVRDALKTEFKANAEKTSGSSIRIVKVKKE